AAGTCTAAAGAAAGCTCCCAGAAAACCATCAAAGACCAAACATTATCAGGTCTTGGAAACCTACTGAGGCTCCTCCCGACGGGGACAGTCTTCATGTACCAGTTCCTCAGCCCTACCTTATCCAACTATGGCAACTGCGACACCTTCAAGTACAAGTTCCTTACCTCCATCCTCGTTGGTCTATGCGGTCTGGCTTGCTTCTTTTCTACTTTCACCGACAGTTATGTCGGAGATGACAAGAAAACCCACTATGGGATCGCAACGTTGAAGGGTCTTTGGCCCTCGTCGGAGTCCAAGAACGTCGACTTGTCGGCCTATAAGCTTCGGTTTGCCGACTTCGTTCATGCCTTCTTTACGGTGTGTGTGTTTGGAGTCGTCGTGCTTTTGGATCAAAATACTGCGGAATGCTTCTATCCGGTGTCGGCTTCCACTGAGAAAACTTTGCTCAAGGTGTTGCCTCCTGTTTTTGGTGCGGCGTCGAGTGTGGTTTTCATGGCTTTTCCTAACAAACGCCATGGAATCGGATACCCTAAAAGTAGTACTGATTCTTCGAATTAGGATTCCAAGTCTGCTGGCGGAGAAGTATCCTTAACAAAAGACTAAATCAGAATTAAGTTCGAGCTGTGTGGTTTTCTTTTACCTAATTGTTGCCTTGTTTTCGTGTGTATAAATTCctatgtttatatataagttGGTTTGATGAGATGTGCTTAATTTGCTGCATGGCGTGATCAGGTTGTAACTCGTGAATCTTCACAGGATTTTCAGTTCGCTTCATGAGCTTTGTGTATGGTTTaatatttcttctttcttgAGGTTTGTGCATGGAGAAACACCCTTGAGAAAAACCTATGGAAATTTGTGTATGGTTatgtattcttcttcttcttacgTTGTTACCCATGTAGTTTCCCTCTTTATAATGAGGTTAGTTGAAATTGTAATTAATTAGTTTATCTCGACTCTCTACGTACGTTCAATCATGGGAagaatacatacatacacgagCGTATCTTTTAGGCATTGTTTGGGTTGAGATTGAAAGAGTTTTGAACTCTttctattttatctaattattacaattttatcaaattttcacacaaaatatgataaataattcaacagttttaaatcacaaaacaaaaataatattctaacaatattttatttaattttaaactttcatattattttatcccatctcaattcactatcaAAATCTTCCCTTAATGAAAAAGATGATGGTTTTACTGATCCTGAAATGAGAATCTTTGTTAACAATCATctaaataataacataatttaataacGCTAgctgaaaaataattattcaatataTCATACGAATTTAATGGTCTAATCttgtcatatatatacatacacacacacgaGTGCATATTCTTCTGCcatgcataaatatatttaatgaaagaattcttttacttagcagtCATACACCACACAAccgttaagaaaataaaaataaaaatagatatatgATGTAAGAAACTGatcaataaatcattttttttaatgaaaataataagtCATTGTtctcttatttgaaaaaaaagatttggTTGTCATAATGAAAATGTTTATTTGAATAATCCACAAATATTAGCAGGCAAATCTCCCTCTTTGCTCCTCACAAAAGTATTAGGTTTCAATGGGGGCAAGTCAATAGACACTTGGAGAGAAGAGGGGATTAACCTAGCCTTATATATAGAAAACTTATGGAGTACTCCTCTCATTAAAGACTCAAATCTTAATAAGGTTTAAGAAATTTTCGAATAAAACCCATAATCTTCCAGGTCTACATATGTATAATTTACCacgttaaatataatataatcctATAGTACTTAGGAttcaaaaaaattccaaatgaTCATCTAATATATTGAgtttaatcaaaatatcattaTGGGCTATATATCTAATccgtttttataaaataaaacatgcaatcaaatgaaatccatattttgaaattattctAACATTTGATTCATCTATTGCCAGCAAAACTCGATCATGCATGAGAAGATGCATATTGATGTTAGCTGTGTCGTGCGAGATTATCGTATGTTGAGAACTTTGTATTCCACGTCCTTTGCATTAtctaaaaactaaaaaggaTAGATGGATAAAAGTCGATTTCAATAAAAGCGAACTGATCACATAAATGGTAGGATCAGAGCGTTGTTCCTTAGCGTAGGCGCACGTGGGTCAAACCTACGGCATTACTCATTAGAGTATCGCTGGCAATGTAACCTCCTTCCACTTAGCAACGTAACCGTATTtcttacttaataaaaaaattgttgttcACTAAATAGAAATCTATgtccatttatatattttttattatctacaTCACTTCTAAAATCAACGTTACTATAAccgattaattaaaaattattaattccAAAAcacaatttcatatttttaatacgTTGTAAATATCTTACCAAACCTAgcgttgtaaaataaatatcgGTTCCTGTACTTGATCTATATGGCAGCCCAACTTAAGGCCTCTTGGAGAGGAGTGACCTAGGGCCCAGTTTGGCTTAAATTAACTACCCATTGCATTCATAAAATTGGGCCATTATTTAACTTGGGTCTTCCTCTCAGGACCCAGACCACCCCTCCCCAACAAAATCAAGAGAAGAGAGATATAGAGAACAGGTCCTACGTACCCTTCCACAGTACTTTTGTGACCAGGAATAGATCTTTCAAACCAGCAGTAGTTTGAAAATTCATTCATTATCCAAAACTGACCAGAAAAATATTAGGGCTAAAATTCGAAAGGGAATCTTTTTATTCACGAAATTAAACATGttaattttctaattaatttcAATGGTCCTAGATCAATTTGAAGTTAGGTTTGTAGATCAGGAAAGTAATCATGTCCGTCCAAGTTATGTTTAAAACTCATATATAATGCCCACTTCTTCAAAGTAATTTGTACGTtaaattgtaataaaaaaaggaaataatatttaaacaggCTTTGCCCTAATCATATCTAAGCTTATACTCTAAAATGatttaacaaatattaattcAACTTGGAGTATTTGATACTCAATCCATGatatattgattatatatatatatatatatatatatatatatatctatacctTCACCTTTATCATACTTCTCCCAGGATTCCGCGGGGAATCTCCGTCTTGACTCGAAGAAAAGTCGTTGAAGCCAAATCTAAAGTTCATACTCCAAAAATAATCACTAGTCAATATTACATGGCGCAATACTTATAAATCAGAAACTTTGACACTTCCACGCGTATTTAACgtggaattaattaatttacaatggctgccatgcatgcatggtgcTACGCCTGCATGCAGCTGCCTGCCCGACGATTCTCATTTGGCGCTCATATATTGAAGAGTTCTTCAATCTACTTTAAGTTAAAGCATATTTTTCATGTGGTTGATAGGATAATACTTGCTTTGTACGGAAgagaattaaattttaaatttttcttaattataaatcaagttTTATCGTATCAATGACATAAAGGATACTATATATGCTTTACACACGTACGGACTTACCATCATGTATATATGCAATATTGACCACTGATTTCTTATCCGAATGGTGAAGAGTACTACTTCATAAATCGATTAGCGTAAAAGAGAAGACCACATTTTTGACCGGCATATAATAGTTGAAATAGAGCATTGCCGATCGATTGATGTAAACTGATTGATGAGTGCATAAGTTATATGATTGCAActtttggggagagagagaactaACACGCGTCCAAATCCCTTGATCTTTAAGCATTCTTTGGATATTGAAAATTCTAAATGGGATCTAATTTGCtagttaatttagtttattgtaCAATATTGTGCATTTaatttaaactaattttatgTACGTAGTGCCAagtttatagatatatatattattaatattcttTGTTAACCTGGACAAGATCAAATATTGTGTTCCTCACACGTCAACGCTGAACAATTAAAAGTCAACAACTGATCGTAGTGGTGGCGACGAATCTGGTGACAGGCAATGGCAACTCGTCCGAAGGCGAATGAGATCGATCAATTCTTTTACATGGGTGACTTTTATACGTGGGAGTAGCATTATCCATTTACAATTAGTATAAGGAATTAGTCCAAacgaaatatgaaagaaaataaatacaatatctCATTTCATGGTCAAGATAATATTGTAATCAAAATAGGATACGTCGACGGAATCAGGCAAGCCATCTCTTGGACAGGGCATTCTATAAATAGCCATGAAGATCAAGTTCGTTGCTAGTTGCAAGCTAGCTCCCATAACGCAAACAAACAGTTGTTTCTTATCCTCCATATTCATCCCCACGAATAATCACACCAAAAGACTCTGATCATATCCATGAGTGCATCCCAGAAAACCATCAAAGACCAAACATTATCAGGTCTTGGAAACCTACTGAGGCTCCTGCCGACGGGGACAGTCTTCACGTACCAGTTCCTTAGCCCTGCCTTATCCAACCATGGCAACTGCGACACCTTCAAGTACAAGTTCCCCACCTCCATCCTCGTTGGTCTCTGTGGTCTGGCTTGCTTCTTTTCTACTTTCACCGACAGTTATGTCGGAGATGACAAGAAAACTCACTATGGGATCGCAACGTTGAAGGGTCTTTGGCCCTCGCCAGAGTCCAAGAACGTCGACTTGTCAGCCTATAAGCTTCGGTTTGCCGACTTCGTTCATGCCTTCTTTGCGGCGTCAGTGTTTGGAGTCGTCGTGCTTTTGGATCAAAATACTGTGGATTGCTTCTATCCGTTGTCAGCTTCCACTCAGAAAACTTTGCTCAAGGTGTTGCCTCCTGCTGTTGGTGCGGCGTCGAGTGTGGTTTTCATGGCTTTTCCTAACAAGCGCCATGGAATCGGATACCCTAAAAGTAGTACTGAGTCTTCGAAGGATTCCAAGtctagtactagtactactactGGTACCACTACTGCAGCAGTATCCTCAACGACAGAAGTCTAAATAATTAAGTTCAAGCGAGTTTGGTTTTCTTTTACCTTGTTTACTTGTTTTCGTGTGCGTATAAATTTCCACGTTTATAAGGTTTGATGGATTCGAAATTTGTTGCATGGCGTCAGGCCAATTGTAACAGCTTGTACGTGAATCTTCACAGAATTTTCACGATCAGTTCGCTCCACTTAGATCAAATTAAACCCTTTTTAATTCTTGTGGTTTGCGAATGGAGAAATACCGTTGAGAAAAACCCAAGGAAATTTGTGTGTGGTTATAATATTGTATTAATTCAGctagcttcttctttttcttacgTTGTTATCTAACGTCATTCATGTAGCTAGTCAGTTTCCCTCTTTCTAAGGTTAGACATATGCGCGCATGTTTGCTGGCGTCAAGTTGTAACTTGTAATTAGTTTGTCTCTACGTTGAATTCATGGTGAAAATACATATGTACATACATCCACGTATGGTGCAGATCCAAATTAATACGAGAtatgatcatttattttttccaaaattatTCAGAAtaagttattttcttttaaatcatgATATATTTATGTGCATTCTTCAATAGTTAATAAATATTTGGTTTCAAATTTAGAAGTGAttctaaatttgattttgaccaaattttgaatttgaaggaTCGATGATGGTGTTACCAATCatgaaatgagaaatattataagATGGGTAAGACTCTCCAACAATCACCTATGTATTGTGACCGCTTGTCCTATATATGGTCCCTTCGCAAGACAAGTACTGGTCATCATAAAGAAGACGCACATTGATGTAGCTGTGTCGAGATGATCCTTGAAAATGTTTAATTCCACCTCATTTGCATTATCAAAAAAGGACATATATATGGACAAAATTAGTTACTTTTCAATAAAAGTGAACTAAAAAAAAGTGGTATGAGAGCAGCTTGTTTTTCCGTAGTGGAGGCGCA
This genomic interval from Carya illinoinensis cultivar Pawnee chromosome 2, C.illinoinensisPawnee_v1, whole genome shotgun sequence contains the following:
- the LOC122294777 gene encoding protein DMP2-like, with the translated sequence MGASKSKESSQKTIKDQTLSGLGNLLRLLPTGTVFMYQFLSPTLSNYGNCDTFKYKFLTSILVGLCGLACFFSTFTDSYVGDDKKTHYGIATLKGLWPSSESKNVDLSAYKLRFADFVHAFFTVCVFGVVVLLDQNTAECFYPVSASTEKTLLKVLPPVFGAASSVVFMAFPNKRHGIGYPKSSTDSSN
- the LOC122294779 gene encoding protein DMP2-like, whose protein sequence is MSASQKTIKDQTLSGLGNLLRLLPTGTVFTYQFLSPALSNHGNCDTFKYKFPTSILVGLCGLACFFSTFTDSYVGDDKKTHYGIATLKGLWPSPESKNVDLSAYKLRFADFVHAFFAASVFGVVVLLDQNTVDCFYPLSASTQKTLLKVLPPAVGAASSVVFMAFPNKRHGIGYPKSSTESSKDSKSSTSTTTGTTTAAVSSTTEV